One segment of Leguminivora glycinivorella isolate SPB_JAAS2020 chromosome 12, LegGlyc_1.1, whole genome shotgun sequence DNA contains the following:
- the LOC125232260 gene encoding transcription initiation factor IIA subunit 1, translating into MTSSQSSVIKLYNTVVDDVIAGVRDCFLDDGVDEQVLQELKQLWKTKLTDSGALEHPPLEPAMPPPPVLQHFQKANGSNTIQKRIPDAHMAQSSSHQSSGSEHGAPGPNLAGTHPHVLDPSNKVPVQLTLPAQPGVPGSQPRSFTIQIPASALNGNKLHQVLTGPIINATISLPQPLAATLLQQHINSALAAQQNEFDGGGGGRSGAAPFSLDGALDSSDDEGSNGGEGSDDAAGDDDDDEESGEEPAEEEEEERDEDGGAEEEPLNSGDDVSDEEPGDMFDTDNVVVCQYDKITRSRNKWKFYLKDGIMNLAGKDYVFQKANGDAEW; encoded by the coding sequence ATGACGTCGAGTCAATCGTCCGTTATTAAACTTTACAATACAGTAGTAGATGACGTTATAGCCGGAGTACGGGACTGTTTTTTAGATGACGGTGTGGATGAGCAAGTGCTGCAGGAATTAAAACAATTATGGAAGACCAAATTAACCGACAGTGGCGCATTGGAACATCCTCCATTGGAACCGGCGATGCCACCACCACCAGTGTTACAACATTTTCAAAAAGCAAATGGCAGTAATACGATCCAAAAACGTATTCCAGATGCGCATATGGCGCAAAGTTCAAGTCATCAAAGTTCAGGCTCTGAACATGGAGCACCAGGCCCCAACTTGGCCGGTACTCATCCCCACGTTTTAGACCCCAGCAATAAAGTTCCAGTGCAACTGACTCTTCCGGCGCAGCCTGGTGTCCCAGGCTCGCAACCGCGCTCTTTCACTATTCAAATTCCAGCCTCAGCTCTTAACGGCAACAAACTTCATCAGGTATTGACTGGGCCCATAATCAATGCCACTATTAGTTTACCTCAGCCGCTAGCTGCAACTCTACTTCAACAACATATCAACTCTGCTCTAGCAGCGCAACAAAATGAGTTTGATGGTGGAGGAGGTGGCCGTAGTGGTGCGGCCCCATTTTCCCTAGATGGAGCACTGGATTCTTCAGATGATGAAGGCTCAAATGGAGGTGAGGGCTCAGATGATGCAGCAggggatgatgatgacgatgaggAATCTGGAGAAGAGCCAGcagaggaggaggaggaggagcgGGATGAAGACGGAGGTGCTGAGGAGGAGCCTCTCAACTCGGGCGATGATGTATCTGATGAAGAGCCTGGTGATATGTTTGATACAGATAATGTGGTTGTATGTCAATATGACAAAATTACTCGCAGTCGCAACAAGTggaagttttacttaaaagaCGGGATAATGAATTTAGCTGGTAAAGATTATGTCTTTCAAAAAGCCAATGGAGATGCAGAGTGGTGA